Part of the Candoia aspera isolate rCanAsp1 chromosome 1, rCanAsp1.hap2, whole genome shotgun sequence genome, AGTCTTCCTCATAGGTGTGCCCACTTTAATGCACAGAAACATTGGTGGGGtcttgcttttttcctcttttgaagGAAGCATATCTGAATTCAAGAGATCATCCGGTCACCAAATAACCAACACAACAGATTAATAATGTAACAAACACTTACACAGACATACTGTATCTATAAATTTGATAGTTCATCTCACCTAGTTcatttattgtaattattatgTCACTAATCAATAAAAATTGcagaacttttaaaattaaaaaaatcatagaaaatataaatggatTCTTCTCTTTGCTCCACAGCAACTGGAGGAATTTTGGTGAAAAATGGGAGATGCCTATATCAATAGCTACTTCTTAAGTTTTAGACTCCCCCAGTTAAGAAACATCTGTTGAGCTCCATCTCTATTATCCTTTCATTATCAAAGCttcttatatttaaacaaacttTTGTGCCAGTTAGATTAATTTGTTAAGCTTTAATCTGCTGTATGCTACTTTTTATTTCTTACTgatcatgttttattttacaaCTTTTAATGTGGTTGTCATTCTATTGTTTAAAAAGTTAGAAGAAGACAGCTGACTGGAGACGAAAATCCAAAATGCTAAGCAGCAAAAAAAACCAGCCAAAGGAACTAAACCTCCAttctagcccagggcctgggagaacaaccagtaATTTGCAGACAGTCAGAGGGGTGGGAGCAGCGTGAATCTCCGGGAGgataatgttccacagggtgggagccatcaccaagaaggcacatttcctaggGCCCACTAGATGACACTGCATAATtgacgggacctggagcatgcccactctagcTGACTGATCAGACAGGCAAAAAcaaggagacaggcagtccctcaagtaaccacgCCCTATGCTATGcatggctttataggtgataaccagcacctggaattgccagaagccaactggcaaccaatgcagctcacaaagcagcagGGACATGTGCACATACCATCACACACCCATCACTactacactgctgcattctgaaccagctgtagcttctgagtggtcttcaaggctcATGtccagcacattacagtaatacaATTGAGACATGACCAAGATGTGACTGTGAAGAcgctcctggtccaggaacaggcgCAATTGGTGCATAATGTGAgcttgcgcaaaggccctcttagccacatcTGCTCCcttctcttcaagcaggagctgtaagtccaagaggatccccagattgtgcaccagtcttGCATGGGGAGGTGCAACCCACTGAAGACTAAAGATGGAGCATCCCTGGAACCAGAGGGGTGAAACAAAGCCACCTGGTCTTGTCAGGACTGGGCCTGAGtccattcctccccatccaggcccacacagcctccaggcactgggtcaggactttGACAGCAACGTTTGGTCAGCCTGTGATTCTATTATTTCAAGAATTAAATAATTCCATTATTTCAATAATCaaataagttaaaaaaacaaaacagcacctTAAAACAAAATGCTACTGCTTTTCTATGACACAGGCCTTACAAAATCAATGAAATTAATTACTTTATAACACAAACACAAATTTAGCATATCAATTCATCTATAGCATAAGCAAAAGAATGGGAAATGTTCTAAGTAGATAGTGGTTGCTCAGCCAGGAAAGCTGAGTTTTCTGAGAAAAAATAATGAGCAAGTGCTGAAGCACTCATTCCATGGGCTTCCAGACAGCTGCAGAATTTAATTAGACATCTTCCTTGAAACTCAAGCTTTACAAATAGTTCACAAACATTACACCTGTTGCAAAGGTTATGCCTGCATCTTGATGCATGTCAGAGGTTGGTGTTTTTTCTTCAGCAATTCTATCTGAacaattattattagatttttatgccacctacacaaacacaaacacacaacacacacacactcccagcaaaacttattattattagatttttatcctgtccGTCTTTTGGTCGGTcggtcagtctgtctgtctatctatctatcggttCCCAGCAAGACCTTGGAAAAAGCTATTGTCATGACAATCCTAGAAATTACAGCACTAAGAACTCATCATGGTAGAATAGTTGctaatacgggtagtccttgcttaacgaccacaattgggaccggaattttggttgttaaacgaagtggtcattaaactaATCTGACCTGattctacaaccttttttgcagcagttgttaaacgaatcaccatggttgttaagtgaaccatgtggtcaataagtgaatcacacggttccctgttggttttgcttgccagaagctggccagggaaggttgaaaatggtgaacacatgaccatgggatgctgtgacggtcataaatgtgaactagttgccaagtgcccaaattgtgatcacgtgaccacggggacactgtgatggtcatgtGAGGACCTGTCGCAAATTGGTtcttccagcaccgtcataagtctgaaccatcattaaacgaatggctattaagtgagggctacctgctCTGCATACAACTGCCAGAGACAGTGAAGTCAGCAAGAAGTACAGTACCACCACACACAGACTTAACACATTCAGCAACTATCTTGGTCATTATCAATAGGTCTAACAAGAAAGGTATGATATCAACCAACAGTGGAACAGAAGAAACATGTACAAGCCTGAGTGACTGAAAGGTTACCTTTACTTTTGGGTGTCTGGTCAGTTCTTAGCAACAGAGAGGACTAGAGGTTAACCTAGGAAAAACTTAATCAGAAGATGGAAGTTGTATTCCCCCTATTGTTTAGAAGCTAAACAAGTTCTGTGTTGAATCTTCCCCAGGCCCAATTATAATCAATTACTAATGCAGCACAAGATTTACATGTACGGGATGGATCCCAGGCTGAATTGGAAATGATTCACTTTAGAAGGAAGGTGGACAAGGTTAAAACGGGGagttaggttaaaaaaaattaggtATGGCAAACAGGCTTACCTTCAATGGGCACTTGGATTCTCTGCAGCAGCCACAGTCTGATTTCAGAGTTCTTATCTAGATGAGATGTCAGAAAAGGAGTATCTGATCCTTCACATGATTTTTTCTCTGCTGCTACTGagccagcttccagcaaaggCTCATTTCTTGCAACagagcaggattcaagtcctgcCTTTTTGACAGCAAGAACTTCAGTGGATTGGGATTTTGAAGAGCTAAGTGTGATGTCTAAGCCCACAGGCacattgttcttttcttccttgatttCATCCTTAGGCAAGTAATCAATAGACTGTGATTCATCTTTATCATTActgaaataaaattcaataaGCTTGTCTTTATTCAACTCTTTGTTTGCATCCAAGGTCATCTTTATCTTATTGGTTGGTGAACTTCCACCCTTGTTCATTTCAGGCATCGCATCTAGCTTCTCACAGGACTCTAGATCGAGATCATCCACAGAAACGTTATGCTTTGCCCCAGATGAATCTAACACTGGTTGCTTATAATTGTCTTTGTTACTTGCTTGCAACTGaacctccttttttattttgcagtgATCCCTGTGAAGATCAACTGATCTGGCATCTCTACAATCTATTTTGCTATCAATCTGCAATGAAGCCTTGTCTAGCTCAATAAAGCCATCTTCCTCCAGAAGAGAATTGTCTTTGGTTAAGTCCACATTTGCTACAGAACTTTCTGCAGTATAAGTTTTCAAAGTTATCTGTTCTAAAGATTCAGGCGTAACAGAGTCCTTTGATGTTTCTACTGATCTGGATGTCACTAGGGAAGGACTTGCTGAAGACTTCAGGACTTCAAAATCTGAAGACTTCTCTTTGtctgtgtattttattggtcTGGAATTCAGAGCAACAAAGCTGTCTATTTTCTGttgcttcttttctttgttcttaaaTTTACTGAAAGGATTGATGTCCTTCTCAGAAGCAAGATCTTCCCATTCACCAGGCCTGTACAAAGGACAAAGATCCTTTGGAATGTCGCTGCCAGGACAGATGGTAGAATGTATATGGAATATTAAAAATggggaacaaaatgaaaacaaatgagaaTGTAAAAAACACTTAAAtaaacttaaatatttaaaataattaaataaattcaaatatggCAACAAAGAAGACATCAACTGAAATGCACCAAAACAACTTGGAAATAACATGAATTAAGCCAATGACttccttcaaaataaaatgcaagcCAACTGAAATAAAGTAATTATAAAGTTGAAATAACTTTGATGAAGGGTACGTTGTAGAAGTAGGGAAATCAACCTATCCTGAGGTAGCTTATAGATACTTTAAAAGAAGAAGGGACAAAAGACAAGAGGAGCAAGGGAAGCAAACAATCTTCATCTCATCAGCTGAATCTTTTACTTAGTTCACAACACTGGAGAAAATCAGCAGCAGGCATAAAAGATCCAAATGTTTAcaattgtaataaaataattaaaactaaaatttaaTTATCGATTTATATGGCAGCAGAATTGATATGTGACCCAATCATAAAATCTGAAATGTAGCAACTACTACAGTAAGCACATATaaataagttttattaaaaagTCTGGAATTTTAAATCAGGTTAACTGCCCAATTTTACTAGAATCAAATAATCAAAGCCACCTAAGAATTAATAACGATAAAAACTTCAACCAGAGGGAAAACCCTTCTGCTTCCTCAACAGCCATGCTTCTTGGTAAATGTTCTAAAAAGTTATGAACTTTTTCTCTAGTGGAAATAATTACTTGATTATAGCTCTTTCTTGATGTCCCTTCTCTACCTCCAGTGCTAGAAGTTAACTTCTGcaatagcaaaggaaaaaaatttagatggctgatttgtctgttTATTTCCTGTTGTCTTATGCTAAAAATTTAGTGGGATGAAGCAATTAATGAAGACAGGTTGGTGCTTCTATTTAAGGAATCACAccaaaaagataattaaaagaaTCATTAAGGGGAAAGGTAAGGGAATAATTAAAATCacctttttatataattttcatATGCAAGAACTAGGAAGTGCAAATAGGAAGACCTATTCAAAGAGCACGGGGGTTTTGGGGGGTGGTCGTGCTTATTTCCCAGAATTTCAAAACAATTTATTCCTAGCACTGCAGGTCATAAAGATATCCTGGATTCCTTGTTTCTGCTTATCAGTGTATTTCCAATGAAGCAATAGCAGGAAACTACTCCCGTTCATAGGAAGTGATTTCAGGATCTGCTTTCTGACCGGAGGATCCATCATACATCTCCTCACAGCCCTTAACAAAGAACCTGCAGTTTAATTAATACTATGGGTCACTCAAGATACAATAACATGCAGAAATTAGCCTACTAAATCTATATTCTGTGCCATCAGCTTGCTAGAACTTTGGAATGTCTTTGTCATTTCTTGGTTTCCTGCTATTTTGCAGCTTTGATTCTCTTTAGAACTCTTAATTGCTCAGTTTTCATGTCCTTTTGGGGGAGTAATAAAGTTCTGACACAGGATATTTTACCTCCTGGTTTTACACAGATAAAGTATTTCGTAAAACAAGTCAACAGGTACACCATTAGCAAAACATAAACAACTTATTAGGGAACAATTATGCCGTTCACAAAGCATAAACACTCATTTTATAAAGTTATCTgtcaaaaaataatatttggacCTAGGTTTGCATTGTCAGTCGACACTCTTTTCTTGTCAGATGGTGTTTTGCTACACAATTCTTCAAGGTTCTCCTTTCCCTTGCCAGCTGGTTGAACTCTATTATCCACCTGATAATGATCAAACACAATCAACAAAGAAAACACTTCTTACGATGGAAGGGCATCTTTAATCTTCATGTGAGAGATGTCGTTGTACAGGGCAATTGAAACTACCTCCTCCATGGGACATGTGAGCCCATACTCTTCACAGCCGTTCTCAATGACGACAGGGTCTGACTTATGAGGGTCAAACATGATGGTGTTGGGAGTGACTAACATGACCCCTCCAACTACTcccttgaaaaacaaaataaaaataagtgaacAGTTAGTACTTAAAAGTGTCACAACATCTTGACACAATGTACCCTCTGTGGCTTTTTATACTCCCTTTCCTCTCTAATGGAATCCTGTTTTCTTCTCTAGTGctttttttagggaaaaaaatctcattgAAATTGAGCCAAGATAAAAGATTTTCAAAACATATCTATCTTCAGCAGACAAGGACTGAGTTATAAAAAGGGATCAAGGTATTTAACTTTCATCCTTGGTTGCAGTGAAAGAGGAGCTACAGCTTGTTAATTAACTAGAGTCAAAAGGGAGATTCACAAGACAGCCCAAAACATTTTCTGATTTTGGCTGCAAGCCCCAGCTTTAATTGACTTTAGTTCTAAAACCTAGAATTCCCAACAGGAAATTTGAATGGTTCTAGGATAGAGAAGCAATTTAAATGGTTCTATTGTAGAGCTTAACTACAAATCACATATATACTCAGAGAGAAAAAAGCCATAGAGAATGTGTTTAGAGTACAGTGTGAGAATATAGATGGAACAGATTACGAGAAAACTGAACACTCTCTTCTCTTCACAGCAGCTTTCAGAACACTTAGGTTTCCCTTCGTTTACATGCATATACAAAGAATGGGTTGAGATAACCAAGATGGCAAATACTTTTAGGAATCTTAATCACctcaaagaaaatatttgaagGTTCCTCTCCCAAAACAATTTCAGCCTAGCTGTTCTTTATCAACAATTTTACCAACGAAGCTCAGAATAGTCACAGAAGGCTTGGAATACAAGTTTTCTATAAAGATTAAATCAATGATATCAATTAAAATGCTACATTTATTATATAAAGACTTCAATTAATTAGTAAGAATCTATTAAAACAGCAACACCGGAGGCCACAGTTCAGCTCCTGATTTCCAAAGGGCTGCAAGAGATGGTAAAGTGGTAGCATCACCCCAAGAGGAAAGATTGAAATATTTTggcccttttttgggggggggtactaagagtattaattattaatattgattgagaaagccaaagaataccaaaaagaagtcagtatgtgcttcactgattacagAAGGGCCTTCCACTGCGTTGAtcacgtcaagctgtggaatctacttagaaaaatgggaatccaagAACATCTCGTCCTTGTGCGAAACCTACTCCcaggtcaggaagccatagtatggacagaacatggtgaaacagactggcccctggttggcaaaggagtgagacaacaTTGTACAtactccccttatttattcaacttatatgctgaatatatactaagggaaactggattggaagatgatgaCCATGGTttgaaaactggaggaagaaacatcagtaacctgcactactaatgacactactctgacagctgaaaatgcaaatgatctgcaagctctaatgatggaagtcaaggagcacagtgaaaaaatgggactaagattaaatataaacacaaccaaactaatgacaacaagtacACCAACCAGTCTTAAAATTGACAATTAAGATAGtaaagtggtggatagtttctgctttttaggatcaattaTAAAGTAAAGGAATCAGCATttaagaaatacaccacagagtagcacttggtagagtaaccatgaaggccttggaaaggaTGTTCAGATACAGGGCTgtgcctatacctacaaagatcagaatcatgcaggcaatggttttccctgtaacaaactatggaagtgaaacttggactctgaagaagcagaatagaaagagtattgacaatTTTGAAATTCGGCAttggagaacactcctgagaataccatggacagcaaagagagcaaataaatggatcatcaaacaaatcaacccagaattctcacttgaggcacaaatgatcaggctcagattatcctacttcagacacattatgtgaagacctacctccctggagaaggctctaatgctgggaaaggtagaaggaaagagaagaagagggccaCCATCAGTACGGTGATGAATCAACAAGTACAGTGTTGATGGgtgtaccactggaagacctTAAGGACAAGGTTGGGGAACAGACCACCAGGGAGAAAATCTAGCTACATGGTCACTAAGGGTCAACACCAACTAGTACATAAACAGAGAGGCCTTTTACTGTCATCTCAACCCTTAAAACTCACTCCAAATAGCTCCAAAATTGCCATTTTGGAGCAAATTatgggctggggtgggggtggtaaaAATGAGAATGACAGTAGCTTGCCTTCCAAAGGCATCTCTTCTGCCCATGCAATCACACTGAATAAGGTCAACTCTCTCCAGGCCCCATTTACTTGAGAATGCCATCTAACAGGACCTAGGAAACAAGCATTTGTTTCTTGACTCTATGCTTTGGAGCATCCCTCCCTCCTGGGATTCAGGAGACCAGTTAAGCCTTTGCTTTCCCATCTCAATCAAGATGTTAGGATTAGAATATGAATTCTGTAATCCAACCTACCCTATCTGAAATGAGCTATTCCTTGCTGATAAAATAAGAAGCAAGTGAGTGGGGTTTCCTAAATTATTCAATGAACAATTTTAATGGTGCAATCAAACTAGATTACCAGTTAGTGCTATTTATATTAGGGACCTATAGCATAGCCTGACTTGGTTACCATGATAATCTTTTGAATCTTTTTGCAAGACAGATGCATTACTAAGATGCCTGTTTACCTCATTAAAGGTCTGGTCCCTTTTACCATCTGGTGATCATATTTCCAGATTAGTATACCATTTGGTATTATACCTTGTAATTGGTCTTTCACAAAGGAAGCAAATCTGTTGGAAAATAAATTATCCAAATTCTTTACCTTGCCATCTGTGAAGTAACgacagttcatttttaaaaacttatacaTCGGTTCATCTTCCTCTGAGGTGGACGACATAACTCTCTGAAGTGGCCTGCAAGCCCTTCTTGCTAAATCAGCATccttcaaaaataaaattagtcAAAGAAATGGCTTGGATCTTAAGTTACACTTTCATTCGTGCAGGTGAATGCAATCTTTACTAATCCGTCCCTCTGCAAAAATCATGAATGCTCATCACATATTTGATACCATTTCCAAGGCCTGAGAAAATGCTTGAGTAGAGAGTTTCCACCATTGAGGGGGTTGTAAAAAAGCCCCACTCCCTAAACAGAAGCCTGTTCTCTCCATGCAAGGAAAATTAGGTTCCAAACCAGTATCCATAATAGTTATTACTGTTATATTATGTATACTTTCTGAAAATACAGTCCTCCAATGACACAgaactcatcttctgtttgtTGTGCAACTTGAAAGTGCATTAGTCATTGCCAGAAACAGACCAACAGCATGATATCTATAAACTTGTTTTTATATCAACTTTGCCTTTACATAGAAGGACACCACTGCAGCGTGGCTTTTTTCCCTCTACTGCTGGATAACATTGGAAAGCTAAGGCTACGGAGGaactgcacctttttttttttaattccagcatTGTCACTCTTGGGAACTGGCACAATGCTAGCAGAAAATTATAATGATTATGATGACACCTTAGTTTCTGTACTGACCTTTCAGAAAACTGATGGTGATGGAAGTGGCAACTGCACAGGGAAATTAAGAAAGAACAAGAGAGCAGAGTGGTGGTATAGCTTTAGTTTTCCCTCCCCAGAGATCATAGCTGTATCAAATCACTGTATTGAGGAAAGGCATCAATCTCAATATAGCCAGGACTGCTTGGGGGAGAAATTTTGTACACATGTGCATGCCCAGATGTGTACCATATATGCAGGCCCTGACAGGCCATCTAGCCAGAAAAGAATGTATGCCTCAACGTAAAGTAATCCCAATGCCACTGCAATTTTGTTAATGAACTCCACTACTTTTAGGAAACAGTAAAATGGACAGTTTCCAAAGGCAGCTTATGTGCTTAATCAATTTTAGTAAATCTCTTAAAACCCCATTAAGTCTTTCTGGAGAAACATCATATCATGCTAACATATATATTATAGCATAAGCTTTCATAGAGTTTCCTTTCACAAAGGCTTGTATCATTcatatatgcacatgcacacacacaaagaggcACACAACTACGAAAGTTTTACTGCAACGTATTTTGACTCTAAAAGTTAACCTCAATTCAAACCTTCTGGAAATCTTACCAGAAGCTTATCATATTCTGCatctgatgatgaaggtgaaacaGGAGTACCAGAAGTTGAGGAAGTTACTTTTGTAGTACCTGGCACATACAGCACctaggcaaagaaaaaaaaaagtggaacatTATCACTGTACTTATAATGACAACTAttaagattaaataaaaatagtagggAGTTATTTCAAAGCACCATCTACAAATAatttgttactgtattttatcattctCTTCAGCCACCCGCAATCTAGTTTTCTCCAGATGCATTAGACTTCAATCCATAACTAGCATGGGAATTACAGGAacttttttctatatttatttagaaataagttCTGTTTATTTTCAGGGTTGTTCACTAAAACTTGAATACTGTATAGGATTATCTCCTTGATCTTAAATAATTGGACATAGGATTATAACACAGTTCTATCTACATCAATACACATtgcccagttgggtaatgaaatgtctgcaagcaaacatccaagctcagagagcacaaaggactccacagttcaaccttgagctatagatattctcttctattgaaaaatataaattatatgttgCTTTTTAAACTTGAAAGTCTCAAAGGATTAGTTGACCAACTTAACTTCACCCTTCCAAGCCACACCATAACTAAGCTTCATTTTTATGTGGAAATTATTGCAGAATAAGTTTTTTTaagagttaaaaataaatgtttatatagcTTGTCAAGCCTTGTAAAGTTTATGGAGACAATTTCGTACTGAttgtggtttttcttttccttgacaAACATCCTCAGATGAAagacaaacaataaaaaaacccaaatgacATTAAAACAATTACTCTGAGCCACAATGACGTTGATATCCCAAGAGGCAGCTCTGTACTGTTAAACATCTCTTAAACTAAAATATAGTCTTGATAAAAGTTTGTTGGCTCTGGTCTCTGATTTGTTTTAGTAAATTTCTACACTATTCTAGATCGTTATTTTAATTGTGGTTagatatttgtttgttcatttgatttatttcattatatactGCCAGAATCCAAAGACTCCTGGCAGTTTAAAATCCTATTCTGAGAAGTCTGTATTCCTAATGCTGATACCAATCTAATGACTTAAGCAATAGCATGATCCCACATCACCTTAGGATAAGATCCATCTCTGGTGATGTCACTCCGTATTTTAGGAGAAACAGGCTCTTCAGTGTCGAACGATTTTATCTGTGATGGATATACCCATTCCAAACCTCTAGCAGGTCTAGTATGAACT contains:
- the NCOA7 gene encoding nuclear receptor coactivator 7 isoform X1; this translates as METKEEKKERKQSYFARLKKKKLGKQNADMPPPNTCGIHTCKTQTGKGDGGKIILEQTNSSQENYKHSAEKEDHEKKKKKSSQPKDIRRTDLKRYYSIDDNQTKTNEKKEKKKVSQKPHGTIEYTAGIQDTLNSIALKFNITPNKLVELNKLFTHTIVPGQVLYVPGTTKVTSSTSGTPVSPSSSDAEYDKLLDADLARRACRPLQRVMSSTSEEDEPMYKFLKMNCRYFTDGKGVVGGVMLVTPNTIMFDPHKSDPVVIENGCEEYGLTCPMEEVVSIALYNDISHMKIKDALPSDIPKDLCPLYRPGEWEDLASEKDINPFSKFKNKEKKQQKIDSFVALNSRPIKYTDKEKSSDFEVLKSSASPSLVTSRSVETSKDSVTPESLEQITLKTYTAESSVANVDLTKDNSLLEEDGFIELDKASLQIDSKIDCRDARSVDLHRDHCKIKKEVQLQASNKDNYKQPVLDSSGAKHNVSVDDLDLESCEKLDAMPEMNKGGSSPTNKIKMTLDANKELNKDKLIEFYFSNDKDESQSIDYLPKDEIKEEKNNVPVGLDITLSSSKSQSTEVLAVKKAGLESCSVARNEPLLEAGSVAAEKKSCEGSDTPFLTSHLDKNSEIRLWLLQRIQVPIEDMLPSKEEKSKTPPMFLCIKVGTPMRKTFISQPAVMDQHYHKRQKQPEYWFAVPRERVDHLYTFFVQWSPDVYGKDAKEQGFVVVEKEELDMIDNFFSEPSTKSWEIITVEEAKRRQSICSYCEDDGDDDALPTLKNQSALLENMHVEQLAQSLPARVQGYPWKLIYSTQEHGTSLKTLYRKSASLDSPVLLVIKDMENQIFGAYATHAFRLSDHYYGTGETFLYTFNPIFKVFKWSGENTYFINGDVTSLELGGGGGKFGLWLDADLYHGRSNSCSTFNNDILSKKEDFVVQDVEVWTFE
- the NCOA7 gene encoding nuclear receptor coactivator 7 isoform X2; this translates as METKEEKKERKQSYFARLKKKKLGKQNADMPPPNTCGIHTCKTQTGKGDGGKIILEQTNSSQENYKHSAEKEDHEKKKKKSSQPKDIRRTDLKRYYSIDDNQTKTNEKKEKKKVSQKPHGTIEYTAGIQDTLNSIALKFNITPNKLVELNKLFTHTIVPGQVLYVPGTTKVTSSTSGTPVSPSSSDAEYDKLLDADLARRACRPLQRVMSSTSEEDEPMYKFLKMNCRYFTDGKGVVGGVMLVTPNTIMFDPHKSDPVVIENGCEEYGLTCPMEEVVSIALYNDISHMKIKDALPSPGEWEDLASEKDINPFSKFKNKEKKQQKIDSFVALNSRPIKYTDKEKSSDFEVLKSSASPSLVTSRSVETSKDSVTPESLEQITLKTYTAESSVANVDLTKDNSLLEEDGFIELDKASLQIDSKIDCRDARSVDLHRDHCKIKKEVQLQASNKDNYKQPVLDSSGAKHNVSVDDLDLESCEKLDAMPEMNKGGSSPTNKIKMTLDANKELNKDKLIEFYFSNDKDESQSIDYLPKDEIKEEKNNVPVGLDITLSSSKSQSTEVLAVKKAGLESCSVARNEPLLEAGSVAAEKKSCEGSDTPFLTSHLDKNSEIRLWLLQRIQVPIEDMLPSKEEKSKTPPMFLCIKVGTPMRKTFISQPAVMDQHYHKRQKQPEYWFAVPRERVDHLYTFFVQWSPDVYGKDAKEQGFVVVEKEELDMIDNFFSEPSTKSWEIITVEEAKRRQSICSYCEDDGDDDALPTLKNQSALLENMHVEQLAQSLPARVQGYPWKLIYSTQEHGTSLKTLYRKSASLDSPVLLVIKDMENQIFGAYATHAFRLSDHYYGTGETFLYTFNPIFKVFKWSGENTYFINGDVTSLELGGGGGKFGLWLDADLYHGRSNSCSTFNNDILSKKEDFVVQDVEVWTFE